In a genomic window of Bicyclus anynana chromosome 5, ilBicAnyn1.1, whole genome shotgun sequence:
- the LOC112053258 gene encoding endoplasmic reticulum resident protein 44, producing the protein MYRYLENMFSFKILASFLILICHSFYNPTDSGAVQITQSNLDMVLASNEVVFINFYAEWCRFSNMLMPIFDDAADEVTKAGYDTGKVVMGKVDCDKEGEVANRFHISKYPTLKLFRNGAPAKKEYRGQRSVEAFSEFIKKQLIDPVTQFSHLKELQNLSEDKRHIIGYMDRRDQPEYDVFRKVAASLKDECLFQVGFGEASQQMHPPGQPIVVYRTDKKTSVEPDETYHGSLLNYDELYTWVQQKCIPLVREITFENAEELTEEGLPFLILFHKPSDTESVKKYKAIIKSQLEPEKKNVNFLTADGVRFEHPLHHLGKSLDDLPLIAIDSFRHMYLFPDYNDMEKPGKLKEFLQDLYSGKLHREFHYGTEAPNVVPNADIKVTTPPESTFKKLAPSKNRYTLLRDEL; encoded by the exons atgtatagatATTTAGAAAACATGTTTAGCTTCAAAATTCTAGCTTCGTTCTTGATATTG ATCTGCCACAGTTTCTACAATCCCACTGATAGCGGTGCAGTTCAAATTACTCAGAGCAATTTAGATATGGTGTTAG CATCAAACGAagtagtttttataaatttttatgctGAGTGGTGTAGATTTAGTAATATGCTGATGCCCATATTTGATGATGCTGCTGATGAAGTGACGAAAGCCGGCTACGACACTGGCAAAGTTGTCATGGGGAAAGTAGATTGTGACAAAGAAGGGGAAGTTGCAAATAGATTTCATATATCTAAGTACCCAACTCTAAAACTGTTTAGAAATGGTGCACCAGCTAAAAAGGAGTACAGAG GTCAGCGGTCTGTAGAAGCATTTTCTGAGTTTATCAAAAAACAGTTAATTGATCCTGTAACACAATTCAGTCATTTGAAAGAGCTCCAGAATCTAAGTGAGGACAAGAGACATATCATTGGTTACATGGATCGGAGAGACCAGCCTGAATATGATGTCTTCCGGAAAGTAGCAGCTAGTCTAAAAGATGAATGCCTATTCCAAGTCGGATTTGGTGAAGCTTCACAGCAAATGCATCCACCAG GACAGCCAATTGTAGTGTATAGGACTGACAAGAAGACATCAGTAGAACCTGATGAGACCTACCATGGATCACTGCTCAATtatgatgaactgtacacttggGTGCAGCAAAAATGTATACCTCTTGTGCGTGAAATTACATTTGAAAATGCAGAAGAACTTACAGAAGAAGGATTGCCATTCCTTATTTTGTTCCATAAACCCTCGGACACTGAAAGTGTGAAGAAATACAAAGCAATCATAAAGAGCCAACTGGAACCTGAAAAAA AAAACGTAAACTTCCTCACGGCTGACGGCGTCAGGTTCGAGCATCCGTTGCATCACCTCGGCAAGTCACTGGACGACCTGCCGCTGATCGCCATCGACTCCTTTAGACACATGTACCTCTTCCCGGATTACAATGATATGGAGAAACCTGGGAAGCTTAAAGAATTCCTCCAAGATTTATACTCTGGGAAACTACACAG agAATTTCATTATGGAACTGAAGCACCCAATGTGGTGCCCAATGCAGATATCAAGGTGACCACACCGCCAGAGTCCACCTTCAAGAAACTTGCACCGTCTAAAAACAGATACACTCTATTGAGAGACGAGTTATAA
- the LOC112054944 gene encoding uncharacterized protein LOC112054944, whose protein sequence is MIYDVNCFLKKEADECIDSLKQIRSKIEEVASLLSQSENNQTIETLQVMKTETVSKLNRVVSKLAQIQKRTSEATKTSIGTVKNIANQAKSSDLLITFRTPGKKRPRAKPVTNIDNFDQGVIKRCLHNFHKTNNELPTIGKLKKKLEEDINFKGSETSLRVIVKELGFRWKKTENNRKLLIETSNIRLQRIEYLRKIKKYRQEGRPIVYTDESYVDSSHSTTKAWSDCPTEGLKKPISKGQRVVIVHAGSEAGFIPNALLTFKAGTKTGDYHDNMNYENYEKWLRTQLIPNLPPNSVVVVDNASYHNKQWDLAPSSNTKKADMQNWLTNKGIQYDSTMLKPQLYNMIKANKERFKTFSIDQILAEANHSILRLPPYHPDLNPIEMAWATIKQYVASKNVKWNLQECTKLIKEKVSLMGAQEWEKICKKVKDIEEEYAKSDYVVDLLTEQFIIRADDSSEDDDSDDGYEDDDDDNCDRGSPEPGPSTSKRRCTISCNVGSTNDPCGNFIEGVKPLTDSESE, encoded by the coding sequence ATGATATATGACGTGAATtgctttttaaagaaagaagcTGACGAATGTATCGATTCATTGAAGCAAATTCGAAGTAAGATTGAGGAAGTTGCTTCTTTACTCAGTCAGTCGGAAAATAACCAAACTATAGAGACTTTGCAGGTAATGAAAACGGAAActgtttctaaattaaatagagTAGTCAGTAAATTAGCTCAGATTCAAAAACGGACATCGGAGGCCACTAAGACTTCAATTGGCACTGTAAAAAATATCGCAAATCAAGCCAAGAGTTCCGATTTGCTAATTACTTTCAGAACACCTGGAAAAAAACGTCCCAGAGCTAAACCAGTTACCAATATTGATAATTTTGACCAAGGtgttataaaaagatgtttacACAATTTTCATAAGACGAATAATGAACTTCCCACCATTGggaaactaaaaaagaaacttgAGGAAGATATAAACTTTAAAGGGTCAGAAACAAGTCTTCGTGTAATTGTAAAGGAGTTAGGATTTCGCTggaaaaaaacagaaaacaacCGTAAATTACTAATAGAAACATCGAATATCCGATTACAACGCAttgaatatttaagaaaaataaaaaaatatcgacaaGAAGGAAGACCCATTGTTTACACAGATGAATCCTACGTAGATTCATCGCACTCAACAACCAAAGCCTGGAGCGATTGCCCTACGGAAGGACTAAAAAAACCCATTTCTAAAGGACAACGAGTTGTGATAGTCCACGCAGGATCTGAAGCTGGGTTTATACCAAATgctttattaacttttaaagcCGGCACCAAAACAGGGGACTATCACGACAACATGAATTAcgagaattatgaaaaatggcTTAGGACACAATTAATTCCCAACCTACCACCCAATTCTGTAGTGGTTGTCGACAACGCCTCATACCACAATAAACAATGGGATTTAGCACCGTCCTCCAATACCAAAAAAGCCGATATGCAAAATTGGCTAACTAATAAAGGCATACAATATGATTCAACAATGCTCAAGCCACAATTGTACAACATGATAAAAGCTAATAAAGAAagatttaaaactttttcaatAGATCAAATTTTAGCAGAAGCAAACCATAGCATATTGAGATTACCGCCTTACCATCCAGACCTCAACCCCATAGAAATGGCATGGGCTACTATTAAACAATATGTAGCTAGCAAAAATGTTAAATGGAATTTACAAGAATGTACCAAACTTATCAAAGAAAAAGTATCCTTAATGGGTGCCCAGGAATGggaaaaaatatgtaagaaGGTAAAAGATATAGAAGAAGAGTACGCCAAGAGTGACTATGTAGTTGATTTACTTACCGAGCAATTTATAATTCGCGCCGATGATAGTTCCGAAGACGATGATTCTGATGATGgttatgaagatgatgatgatgacaactgCGACCGAGGAAGCCCTGAACCCGGACCCTCAACAAGCAAAAGACGTTGCACAATTTCGTGCAACGTCGGCAGCACCAATGACCCATGCGGTAATTTCATAGAAGGCGTTAAACCGTTAACTGATTCAGAATCTGAATAG